The following proteins are encoded in a genomic region of Alosa alosa isolate M-15738 ecotype Scorff River chromosome 10, AALO_Geno_1.1, whole genome shotgun sequence:
- the LOC125301779 gene encoding uncharacterized protein LOC125301779, protein MLRSQLVLGLQPGPVQMELQRRARREPTLAFDEACKEAKAMEKETQQAHAPMDVETRRTYNSPTPPQPSHGSKSSTDPLQDWGSLKEAMRTELVEELRAQVNDMKTSLLAELRTQRTAPGPTPRQPDPASNNSSHPQGTRPRRRDRTPQWDDQGRPICLRCGQAGHMQHNCVSQGPVDHRRVASSADGSSPAEAPMKTALVGQCPEVEVLVQGSEHLNADALSRLPEALLAGRVEAPTNGGTQEVWAERQGSDPDLTLIRRWQQQGHEPSAVERQTLQLAGRQLLREWPNPTVMEGVLLCKRPASGALGEVTAVVVPVADRRQVWTRYHEALGHAKGYRLLAALRERVFWNGMNRDNRRWVRECTQCCLNSNVEGPRAPLCSIDSSYPWETLALDYLSLNRAGDRYPYILVIVDLFSRFAFAVPTKDQTAPTTARVLWTTVFQSFGCPERILTDQGPAFEAELTQQLCGLYGCHKVRTTPYHPQGNGACERMNQTILGLLNTLSQREQGRWMEHLPELTHAYNNTPHSVTGLAPFFVLFGRHARLPVDQLMGVHRSEWRGNTLEWIGEHHGRLTSAYQLVRQGTQQRQQQDQRRHNRGRRALPLLPGERVLVRDFRRRGRGKLGYHWDPRPYVVLNQPSADRPVYTLRPEGREGPTKTISTTCAPAC, encoded by the exons ATGCTTCGAAGCCAGTTGGTGCTTGGACTACAGCCTGGCCCTGTACAGATGGAACTGCAGAGACGAGCACGCAGGGAACCCACACTGGCTTTTGACGAGGCATGCAAGGAGGCAAAGGCTATGGAGAAAGAAACGCAACAGGCTCATGCACCAATGGATGTGGAGACCCGCCGCACGTATAACAGTCCGACTCCGCCCCAGCCCAGCCATGGATCGAAGTCCTCAACCGACCCGCTGCAAGACTGGGGTAGCCTCAAGGAGGCAATGCGCACTGAACTGGTGGAGGAGTTACGTGCTCAAGTAAACGACATGAAGACCTCTCTCTTAGCAGAACTGCGCACTCAACGAACAGCTCCCGGGCCAACACCTCGACAACCTGACCCGGCTAGCAATAACAGTAGCCATCCACAAGGGACCCGCCCCCGCCGGAGAGATAGAACACCTCAATGGGACGACCAGGGACGGCCCATATGCCTCCGGTGTGGCCAAGCTGGCCACATGCAGCACAATTGTGTTTCTCAGGGACCAGTCGACCATCGCAGAGTGGCGTCCTCTGCAGACGGCAGTAGCCCCGCGGAAGCCCCAATGAAGACGGCCCTCGTAGGACAGTGCCCTGAGGTCGAGGTCCTGGTCCAAG GGTCAGAGCACCTGAATGCAGATGCGCTGTCCAGGCTTCCAGAGGCCCTGCTGGCAGGACGTGTCGAGGCCCCAACTAATGGAGGTACGCAGGAGGTATGGGCAGAGCGGCAGGGAAGTGATCCGGACCTCACACTTATACGTcggtggcagcagcaggggcatGAACCATCTGCAGTGGAGCGGCAGACCCTCCAGTTGGCTGGTCGACAGCTGTTAAGAGAATGGCCTAACCCAACTGTAATGGAAGGGGTATTGCTGTGTAAAAGGCCGGCCTCAGGTGCACTGGGAGAGGTGACTGCGGTGGTGGTGCCGGTGGCAGACAGAAGGCAGGTTTGGACTCGCTACCATGAGGCCCTGGGTCATGCCAAGGGGTACCGACTGCTGGCTGCACTGAGGGAGAGGGTGTTTTGGAATGGTATGAACCGAGACAACCGCAGGTGGGTAAGGGAATGCACCCAGTGCTGCCTCAATAGCAACGTGGAGGGGCCAAGGGCACCGCTATGCTCCATCGACAGCAGCTACCCGTGGGAGACACTAGCCCTGGACTACCTGTCGCTGAACCGGGCTGGTGACCGGTATCCATACATATTGGTCATTGTAGATCTCTTCTCCAGATTTGCATTCGCAGTGCCTACAAAGGACCAGACAGCACCGACGACAGCTAGAGTCTTGTGGACCACGGTTTTCCAATCATTCGGGTGCCCAGAGAGGATTCTGACCGACCAGGGACCTGCGTTTGAGGCTGAGTTGACCCAGCAGTTGTGTGGACTCTACGGCTGCCACAAGGTGAGGACCACGCCATATCACCCACAGGGCAATGGAGCCTGTGAGCGTATGAACCAGACCATCTTGGGGTTGCTCAACACCCTCAGCCAACGTGAACAGGGCCGATGGATGGAGCATCTACCAGAGCTGACGCATGCCTATAATAACACGCCCCACAGTGTTACTGGGTTGGCCCCCTTCTTTGTCTTGTTTGGTAGGCATGCGCGGCTGCCGGTCGACCAGCTGATGGGAGTACACCGATCGGAGTGGAGGGGTAACACCCTCGAGTGGATCGGTGAGCATCATGGCCGCCTAACCTCGGCGTACCAGCTAGTGCGCCAGGGGACTCAACAGCGGCAACAGCAGGATCAGCGGCGCCATAATCGGGGCCGGAGGGCCCTGCCGCTGCTTCCAGGAGAGCGGGTCTTGGTCCGGGATTTCCGCCGCCGTGGCCGGGGGAAACTAGGATACCATTGGGATCCTAGGCCCTATGTGGTGCTGAACCAACCCTCAGCGGACCGTCCAGTCTACACCCTGCGCCCAGAAGGCCGGGAGGGGCCCACCAAGACTATTTCAACCACCTGCGCGCCAGCCTGCTGA
- the ppil1 gene encoding peptidyl-prolyl cis-trans isomerase-like 1 isoform X1, protein MAGLPPDSWQPPTVSLETTMGTIVVELYWKHAPKTCKNFAELSRRGYYNTTKFHRIIKDFMVQGGDPTGTGRGGASIYGKQFEDELHPELKFTGAGILAMANAGPDTNGSQFFLTLGPTQWLDGKHTIFGRVCQGMGVVNRIGMVETNSQDRPVDDIKILRMTLPN, encoded by the exons ATGGCAGGACTACCACCAGATTCATGGCAGCCTCCTACAGTTTCATTGGAGACAAC AATGGGAACTATTGTGGTTGAACTTTACTGGAAGCATGCTCCGAAAACTTGCAAGAATTTTGCAGAGCTGAGTAGAAGAGGATATTACAACACTACAAAGTTCCATCGCATCATCAAAGATTTCATGGTCCAAGGTGGAGATCCAACTGGAACAG GTCGTGGAGGTGCATCAATATATGGTAAACAGTTTGAAGATGAATTGCACCCAGAGTTGAAATTCACAG GAGCTGGTATCCTGGCCATGGCAAATGCAGGTCCTGACACCAACGGCAGCCagtttttcctgaccctgggtCCAACTCAGTGGCTGGACGGGAAGCACACCATTTTCGGCCGTGTGTGCCAAGGCATGGGAGTTGTCAATAGGATTGGTATGGTGGAAACCAACTCACAAGATCGACCTGTAGATGACATCAAAATACTGAGGATGACTCTGCCGAACTGA
- the ppil1 gene encoding peptidyl-prolyl cis-trans isomerase-like 1 isoform X2, whose amino-acid sequence MAGLPPDSWQPPTVSLETTMGTIVVELYWKHAPKTCKNFAELSRRGYYNTTKFHRIIKDFMVQGGDPTGTGRGGASIYGKQFEDELHPELKFTAGILAMANAGPDTNGSQFFLTLGPTQWLDGKHTIFGRVCQGMGVVNRIGMVETNSQDRPVDDIKILRMTLPN is encoded by the exons ATGGCAGGACTACCACCAGATTCATGGCAGCCTCCTACAGTTTCATTGGAGACAAC AATGGGAACTATTGTGGTTGAACTTTACTGGAAGCATGCTCCGAAAACTTGCAAGAATTTTGCAGAGCTGAGTAGAAGAGGATATTACAACACTACAAAGTTCCATCGCATCATCAAAGATTTCATGGTCCAAGGTGGAGATCCAACTGGAACAG GTCGTGGAGGTGCATCAATATATGGTAAACAGTTTGAAGATGAATTGCACCCAGAGTTGAAATTCACAG CTGGTATCCTGGCCATGGCAAATGCAGGTCCTGACACCAACGGCAGCCagtttttcctgaccctgggtCCAACTCAGTGGCTGGACGGGAAGCACACCATTTTCGGCCGTGTGTGCCAAGGCATGGGAGTTGTCAATAGGATTGGTATGGTGGAAACCAACTCACAAGATCGACCTGTAGATGACATCAAAATACTGAGGATGACTCTGCCGAACTGA